A single region of the Aeromicrobium chenweiae genome encodes:
- the hrpA gene encoding ATP-dependent RNA helicase HrpA: protein MKISYDPALPITDRHDDIAAAMRDHQVVVVAGETGSGKTTQLPKIAYELGRRAIAHTQPRRIAARSVAKRLADECEVDLGAEVGYAVRFDDQTSEATAIRLVTDGLLLAELQRDRQLSRYDTVIIDEAHERSLSIDFLLGYLKQLLPRRPDLKVVITSATIDVERFAEMFDAPIIEVSGRTYPVEIRYRPPAETGADDELDAIAQAVSELPNEGDILVFMSGEREIRDATDYLNGKKYPRTEILPLFGRLAAADQQKIFSNHPGRRIVLATNVAETSLTVPGIRYVIDPGFARISRFSQRLKVQRLPIEPISQASASQRAGRCGRVADGICIRLYSEEDHDSRPEFTDPEIQRTNLASVLLQMASLDLGDIKDFPFLDPPDSRAISDGINLLYELGALDAKKSGGRGLTKIGRRMSTLPTDPRLARMLLAADKLGCLGDVLVIVSAMSIQDPRERPLDRQQAADEMHRRFREPDSDFLSYLTLWKYIREMRDELSSSAFRRLCRDEFLHWLRIREWHDVHSQLRRTAKEMGLKPGTVGADPDRVHQALLSGLLSHVGLRDTDGREYLGARQAKFMIFPGSGLAKKPPRMVMVAELVETGRLWGRTAAKIQPEWVEEAGAHLVNHVYSEPHWSRRRGAVMAREKVLLFGIPLVADRLVQYGRIDPVVSRDLFIRHALVQGEWRTHHEFFAANQRMIAGVEELEERLRRRDLRVDDETLYAFYDQRVPADVVSTRHFDSWWKQARRKDPDLLTFDPAMLSDGPADADEEFPREWHSDGESYPLTYAFEPGMQDDGVTVDLPVDRLLTVDDRAFDWHVPGHRVELVTELIRSLPKRLRREFVPAGQFAPRLVEAMAPSAPDLSEELARQMRLLNGTIVSADDFDFESLPPHLRVTFRVVEDGVELARGKDLATLRRELSSHVRADLTKVARQEERTGLRSWDVGTIEPTITAGQVTGYPALVDEGSSVALRVLDTAAEQSVAMVKGQARLLSYALPTPVPQLGRALDLHAKLLLSTGPHKDAAAVIEECWLAALESLVVRHGGPVWDEVMFGLLHETVRAEAYDETEQAVHAVIATLQALGEVTPLPSTEAGEDVRVQLSWLIYPGFIRDAGVAQLRRFPLYLQAAKRRLDAPLTDDLLATQDLEARFHARTASLSTWARLAPEVQHVRWALEELRLSLLAQNLRTAFPVSVKRVTALVDAL from the coding sequence GTGAAGATCTCGTACGACCCGGCGCTGCCGATCACCGATCGCCACGACGACATCGCTGCTGCGATGCGCGACCACCAGGTCGTCGTCGTGGCCGGCGAGACCGGCTCCGGCAAGACCACGCAGCTGCCCAAGATCGCGTACGAGCTCGGGCGCCGCGCGATCGCGCACACCCAGCCGCGCCGGATCGCCGCCCGATCGGTGGCCAAGCGCCTCGCGGACGAGTGCGAGGTCGACCTCGGCGCCGAGGTCGGCTACGCCGTCCGCTTCGACGACCAGACCAGCGAGGCCACGGCCATCCGCCTGGTCACCGACGGCCTGCTGCTGGCCGAGCTGCAGCGCGACCGGCAGCTCTCGCGCTACGACACCGTCATCATCGACGAGGCGCACGAGCGGTCCCTGTCGATCGACTTCCTCCTCGGCTACCTGAAGCAGCTGCTCCCCCGGCGTCCCGACCTGAAGGTCGTCATCACCTCCGCGACGATCGACGTCGAACGCTTCGCGGAGATGTTCGACGCCCCGATCATCGAGGTCAGCGGCCGGACGTACCCGGTCGAGATCCGCTACCGTCCCCCGGCCGAGACCGGCGCCGACGACGAGCTGGACGCGATCGCGCAGGCCGTCTCGGAGCTGCCGAACGAGGGAGACATCCTCGTCTTCATGTCCGGCGAGCGGGAGATCCGCGACGCCACCGACTACCTCAACGGCAAGAAGTACCCGCGCACCGAGATCCTGCCGCTCTTCGGGCGCCTCGCCGCTGCGGACCAGCAGAAGATCTTCAGCAACCACCCCGGCCGCCGCATCGTCCTGGCCACCAACGTCGCCGAGACGTCCCTGACCGTTCCGGGCATCCGGTACGTCATCGACCCCGGGTTCGCGCGCATCTCCCGGTTCAGCCAGCGGCTCAAGGTGCAGCGCCTGCCGATCGAGCCGATCTCCCAGGCCAGCGCCTCCCAGCGCGCCGGACGCTGCGGCCGCGTCGCCGACGGCATCTGCATCCGCCTGTACTCCGAGGAGGACCACGACAGCCGGCCGGAGTTCACCGACCCCGAGATCCAGCGCACCAACCTCGCCTCGGTCCTGCTCCAGATGGCGTCCCTCGACCTGGGCGACATCAAGGACTTCCCGTTCCTGGACCCGCCGGACTCGCGAGCGATCAGCGACGGCATCAACCTGCTGTACGAGCTCGGCGCCCTGGACGCGAAGAAGTCCGGCGGCCGTGGGCTGACCAAGATCGGCCGGCGCATGTCGACGCTGCCGACCGACCCGCGCCTCGCCCGGATGCTGCTCGCGGCCGACAAGCTCGGCTGCCTCGGGGACGTCCTGGTGATCGTCTCGGCGATGTCGATCCAGGACCCGCGGGAGCGGCCGCTGGACCGGCAGCAGGCGGCCGACGAGATGCACCGGCGGTTCCGCGAGCCCGACTCGGACTTCCTGTCGTACCTGACGCTCTGGAAGTACATCCGCGAGATGCGCGACGAGCTGTCCAGCTCGGCGTTCCGGCGGCTGTGCCGCGACGAGTTCCTGCACTGGCTGCGGATCCGCGAGTGGCACGACGTGCACTCGCAGCTGCGCCGCACCGCCAAGGAGATGGGGCTCAAGCCCGGCACCGTCGGCGCCGACCCCGACCGCGTCCACCAGGCCCTGCTCAGCGGCCTGCTGTCACACGTGGGCCTCCGCGACACCGACGGCCGTGAGTACCTCGGCGCCCGCCAGGCCAAGTTCATGATCTTCCCCGGCTCGGGCCTGGCCAAGAAGCCCCCGCGCATGGTGATGGTCGCCGAGCTGGTCGAGACCGGACGGCTCTGGGGACGCACCGCGGCCAAGATCCAGCCCGAGTGGGTCGAGGAGGCCGGCGCGCACCTGGTCAACCACGTCTACAGCGAGCCGCACTGGTCGCGCCGTCGCGGCGCGGTCATGGCCCGCGAAAAGGTGCTGCTGTTCGGGATCCCGCTGGTCGCGGACCGGCTCGTGCAGTACGGCCGGATCGACCCGGTCGTCTCGCGCGACCTGTTCATCCGGCACGCGCTCGTGCAGGGAGAGTGGCGGACGCACCACGAGTTCTTCGCCGCCAACCAGCGGATGATCGCAGGCGTCGAGGAGCTCGAGGAGCGCCTGCGCCGACGCGACCTGCGGGTCGACGACGAGACGCTGTACGCGTTCTACGACCAGCGGGTGCCGGCCGACGTGGTGTCGACCCGGCACTTCGACTCGTGGTGGAAGCAGGCCCGCCGCAAGGACCCCGACCTCCTCACGTTCGACCCTGCGATGCTCAGCGACGGACCGGCCGACGCCGACGAGGAGTTCCCCCGCGAGTGGCACTCCGACGGCGAGTCGTACCCGCTGACGTACGCCTTCGAGCCGGGCATGCAGGACGACGGCGTGACCGTCGACCTGCCGGTCGACCGCCTGCTGACCGTCGACGACCGGGCGTTCGACTGGCACGTGCCGGGCCACCGCGTGGAGCTCGTCACCGAGCTCATCCGATCGCTGCCCAAGCGGCTGCGGCGCGAGTTCGTGCCCGCGGGACAGTTCGCGCCGCGGCTCGTCGAGGCGATGGCCCCGTCCGCGCCCGACCTCAGCGAGGAGCTCGCGCGGCAGATGCGGCTGCTCAACGGCACGATCGTGTCGGCCGACGACTTCGACTTCGAGTCCCTCCCCCCGCACCTGCGGGTGACGTTCCGTGTCGTCGAGGACGGCGTCGAGCTCGCGCGCGGCAAGGACCTGGCCACTCTGCGCCGCGAGCTCTCGAGCCACGTGCGTGCCGACCTGACGAAGGTCGCGCGCCAGGAGGAACGCACCGGGCTGCGCTCGTGGGACGTCGGCACGATCGAGCCGACCATCACCGCCGGTCAGGTGACCGGATACCCCGCGCTCGTCGACGAGGGGTCGTCCGTCGCGCTGCGGGTCCTCGACACCGCCGCCGAGCAGTCCGTCGCGATGGTCAAGGGCCAGGCGCGGCTGCTGTCGTACGCGCTGCCGACGCCCGTCCCGCAGCTGGGACGGGCGCTCGACCTGCACGCCAAGCTGCTGCTGTCGACCGGTCCGCACAAGGACGCGGCCGCGGTCATCGAGGAGTGCTGGCTCGCGGCGCTGGAGTCGCTGGTCGTGCGGCACGGCGGGCCGGTGTGGGACGAGGTGATGTTCGGCCTGCTGCACGAGACCGTGCGCGCGGAGGCGTACGACGAGACCGAGCAGGCCGTGCACGCGGTGATCGCGACGCTGCAGGCGCTCGGCGAGGTCACCCCGCTGCCCTCGACCGAGGCCGGCGAGGACGTCCGGGTGCAGCTGTCGTGGCTGATCTACCCGGGGTTCATCCGGGACGCCGGGGTGGCGCAGCTGCGCCGGTTCCCGCTGTACCTGCAGGCGGCGAAGCGGCGGCTCGACGCGCCCCTGACCGACGACCTGCTCGCGACCCAGGACCTGGAGGCGCGCTTCCACGCGCGGACCGCGTCGCTGTCGACGTGGGCGCGGCTGGCGCCGGAGGTGCAGCACGTCCGGTGGGCCCTCGAGGAGCTCCGCCTGAGCCTGCTGGCCCAGAACCTGCGGACCGCGTTCCCGGTCTCGGTCAAGCGGGTCACGGCCCTCGTCGACGCCCTCTGA
- a CDS encoding CPBP family intramembrane glutamic endopeptidase has protein sequence MSDTSLHTDRPRDPRPLGLEVWIVLGLSLGASGVYALVSLIRKATLPGGLRDQTATLNSTQDDRQVFDFVYQVLGIGFALVPVALVLYLLSLDPVRESVTRRLGLDRSRWRFDALSGFGLFALIGIPGLAFYFVGRAFGITAEIIPSPDIEYWWTIPVLVLAAVQNAVLEEVVVIGYLMTRLKQLSWSTPATIVTAAALRGSYHLYQGVGPGLGNFVMGLVFGYWFHRTRRVMPLVVAHTLLDVVAFVGYLLFAESLGLK, from the coding sequence GTGTCCGACACCAGCCTTCACACCGATCGGCCCCGGGATCCTCGACCCCTGGGCCTGGAGGTCTGGATCGTCCTCGGGCTGTCGCTCGGCGCGTCGGGGGTCTACGCGCTCGTCAGCCTGATCCGCAAGGCGACGCTGCCCGGCGGGCTGCGCGACCAGACCGCGACCCTCAACAGCACGCAGGACGACCGCCAGGTCTTCGACTTCGTCTACCAGGTCCTCGGCATCGGGTTCGCGCTCGTGCCGGTGGCCCTGGTGCTGTATCTCCTGTCGCTGGACCCCGTGCGCGAGAGCGTGACCCGCCGCCTCGGGCTCGACCGCTCCCGCTGGCGGTTCGACGCCCTCTCCGGCTTCGGCCTGTTCGCCCTGATCGGCATCCCCGGCCTGGCGTTCTACTTCGTCGGCCGGGCGTTCGGCATCACCGCCGAGATCATCCCCTCGCCCGACATCGAGTACTGGTGGACGATCCCGGTCCTGGTCCTCGCCGCGGTCCAGAACGCCGTGCTGGAGGAGGTCGTGGTCATCGGCTACCTCATGACCCGCCTCAAGCAGCTCAGCTGGAGCACCCCCGCCACGATCGTCACCGCAGCCGCGCTGCGCGGCAGCTACCACCTGTACCAAGGGGTCGGGCCGGGCCTCGGCAACTTCGTGATGGGACTGGTCTTCGGCTACTGGTTCCACCGCACCCGGCGCGTCATGCCCCTGGTGGTCGCGCACACCTTGCTCGACGTCGTAGCCTTTGTCGGTTACCTCCTGTTCGCCGAGTCCCTGGGTTTGAAGTGA
- the ypfJ gene encoding KPN_02809 family neutral zinc metallopeptidase — protein sequence MSFNEGSNLDTSQVTGGGSRGGLAIGGGIGGLVIVLIGAFLGVDLTSLGGSATDPFSTNQVQPGGSTSEQSFDQCKTGADANRDDTCRIIGTVNSVQAYWQDALPKDVDRQYRAAKTVIYSGSTQTPCGTASNQTGPFYCPSDERIYIDASFFDELTSRFGADDGALAQEYVVAHEYGHHVENILGFLAKGQDGRTGAKSGGVRIELMADCMAGVWANHAASTTDDQGNTLLKPLTERDIRSALSAASAVGDDHIQEDLGGGTVNPETWTHGSSESRQKWFLTGYESGTVNSCDTFSTNDL from the coding sequence GTGAGCTTCAACGAGGGCTCGAACCTGGACACCAGCCAGGTCACCGGCGGTGGATCCCGCGGCGGACTGGCCATCGGTGGCGGCATCGGCGGCCTGGTGATCGTCCTGATCGGCGCGTTCCTCGGCGTCGACCTCACCTCCCTCGGCGGCAGCGCCACGGACCCGTTCAGCACGAACCAGGTCCAGCCCGGCGGCAGCACGTCCGAGCAGTCCTTCGACCAGTGCAAGACCGGTGCGGACGCCAACCGCGACGACACCTGCCGCATCATCGGCACCGTCAACAGCGTGCAGGCGTACTGGCAGGACGCCCTGCCGAAGGACGTCGACCGCCAGTACCGGGCCGCGAAGACGGTCATCTACTCCGGCTCGACCCAGACCCCCTGCGGCACGGCCTCGAACCAGACCGGTCCGTTCTACTGCCCCAGCGACGAGCGCATCTACATCGACGCCAGCTTCTTCGACGAGCTGACCAGCCGCTTCGGCGCGGACGACGGCGCGCTGGCCCAGGAGTACGTCGTCGCGCACGAGTACGGCCACCACGTCGAGAACATCCTCGGCTTCCTCGCCAAGGGCCAGGACGGGCGGACCGGCGCCAAGAGCGGGGGCGTGCGCATCGAGCTCATGGCCGACTGCATGGCCGGCGTCTGGGCGAACCACGCCGCCTCGACCACGGACGACCAGGGCAACACGCTGCTCAAGCCGCTCACCGAGCGGGACATCCGCTCGGCGCTGTCCGCGGCGTCCGCCGTCGGCGACGACCACATCCAGGAGGACCTCGGCGGCGGCACCGTCAACCCCGAGACCTGGACGCACGGGTCGAGCGAGTCGCGCCAGAAGTGGTTCCTCACGGGCTACGAGAGCGGCACGGTCAACTCCTGCGACACGTTCAGCACGAACGACCTCTGA